Proteins found in one Drosophila innubila isolate TH190305 chromosome X, UK_Dinn_1.0, whole genome shotgun sequence genomic segment:
- the LOC117781694 gene encoding signal peptidase complex subunit 2 has translation MAKKDDKSQPAEELVKVNKWDGSAVKHALDDAVKTCLLGDRPQLKEQFGLVNTRLVLCALAVGVAIMAHAWDFTHPFPQSRPVLLFSVLAYFALMGVLTLHTTFREKGTFAVAVQKEAGGKSQRIWEASSDMKKYDDKYILTLSVRDGRGQREQTSIKSCAAFIDNNGIILDHLVANEVNRLFNPLAAEKKDK, from the exons atgGCCAAGAAGGACGACAAATCACAGCCTGCCGAAGAA CTGGTGAAGGTCAACAAATGGGACGGATCGGCGGTGAAGCATGCTCTGGATGATGCGGTGAAGACCTGCTTGCTGGGCGATCGTCCACAGTTGAAGGAGCAATTTGGATTGGTCAACACTCGTTTGGTGCTCTGCGCCTTggcggtgggcgtggccaTAATGGCCCATGCCTGGGACTTTACCCATCCGTTCCCGCAATCCCGTCCCGTATTGCTGTTCAGCGTGCTCGCCTACTTTGCCCTAATGGGCGTCCTCACGCTCCACACAACGTTCCGGGAGAAGGGAACCTTTGCGGTTGCCGTACAAAAGGAAGCCGGCGGCAAATCGCAACGAATCTGGGAGGCCAGCTCCGATATGAAGAAGTACGACGATAAGTACATCCTTACGCTGAGCGTACGCGATGGACGCGGTCAGCGGGAACAGACGAGCATCAAGTCATGCGCCGCCTTCATCGACAACAATGGCATCATCCTGGATCATCTGGTGGCCAACGAGGTCAACCGGCTGTTCAATCCCCTCGCCGCCGAGAAGAAGGACAAATAG
- the LOC117781685 gene encoding ubiquitin-like modifier-activating enzyme 5: protein MSNAIDELQAIIAELKTELDEPKTSTRHAREKIERMSAEVVDSNPYSRLMALQRMNIVKDYERIRDKAVAIVGVGGVGSVTADMLTRCGIGKLILFDYDKVELANMNRLFFTPDQAGLSKVEAAARTLSFINPDVHIETHNYNITTVDNFDKFLSTISESGIQQGEPVDLILSCVDNFEARMAINSACNELNLNWFESGVSENAVSGHIQFIRPGDTACFACAPPLVVAENIDERTLKREGVCAASLPTTMGITAGLLVQNALKYLLNFGEVSDYLGYNALNDFFPKMTLKPNTQCDDRHCLLRQKEFQARPKPVVEQVEEVSDEPLHATNDWGIELVADDSPAVDVATKPADTTNVASGLRLAYEAPDKLDVDISANAAVGDGVPETSLEDLMAQMKSM, encoded by the exons atgTCGAATGCCATTGATGAACTGCAGGCAATTATTGCCGAATTGAAAACGGAACTAGATGAGCCAAAAACCAGCACACGCCATGCACGCGAAAAGATCGAACGCATGTCCGCCGAGGTGGTTGATTCGAATCCCTACAGCCGCCTGATGGCGCTGCAGAGAATGAACATTGTCAAGGACTATGAGCGCATACGGGACAAGGCGGTGGCCATTGTGGGTGTCGGTGGTGTGGGCAGTGTCACCGCCGATATGCTGACGCG CTGTGGCATTGGCAAGCTGATACTCTTTGACTATGACAAGGTGGAGTTGGCCAACATGAACCGTTTGTTCTTTACACCCGATCAGGCTGGCCTGTCCAAGGTGGAGGCAGCGGCGCGTACATTGAGCTTCATTAATCCGGATGTGCACATCGAGACGCACAACTACAACATTACGACAGTGGATAACTTTGACAAGTTCCTGAGCACCATCTCGGAGTCGGGCATTCAGCAAGGCGAACCCGTCGACCTGATACTCAGCTGTGTGGATAACTTTGAGGCACGTATGGCAATCAATTCGGCCTGCAATGAGTTAAATCTCAACTGGTTTGAGTCCGGCGTCTCGGAGAATGCCGTCTCCGGCCACATTCAGTTCATTCGGCCCGGCGACACGGCCTGTTTCGCATGTGCTCCTCCCCTGGTTGTGGCGGAGAACATAGACGAGCGTACACTGAAACGTGAGGGCGTCTGTGCCGCCTCCCTGCCCACCACCATGGGCATTACGGCGGGTCTCTTGGTCCAAAATGCGCTCAAGTATTTGTTGAACTTTGGCGAGGTCTCCGATTATCTGGGATACAATGCGCTAAACGACTTCTTTCCCAAGATGACTCTCAAGCCGAACACACAGTGTGACGACCGCCATTGCCTGCTGCGCCAGAAGGAGTTCCAGGCACGTCCCAAGCCTGTAGTGGAACAGGTGGAGGAAGTATCCGATGAGCCACTGCATGCCACCAACGATTGGGGCATTGAACTTGTGGCTGACGACTCACCAGCTGTGGATGTAGCTACCAAACCAGCAGATACTACAAATGTGGCATCTGGTCTCCGTTTGGCCTACGAGGCGCCCGACAAGCTGGATGTCGACATCTCGGCCAATGCAGCAGTTGGTGATGGTGTGCCGGAGACGAGCTTGGAGGATCTCATGGCCCAGATGAAGTCCATGTGA